From Topomyia yanbarensis strain Yona2022 chromosome 1, ASM3024719v1, whole genome shotgun sequence, one genomic window encodes:
- the LOC131683913 gene encoding platelet-activating factor acetylhydrolase IB subunit beta homolog, translated as MCSTTTPTICKDLDGDDRWLSIHKRFVQECKEKDPDVMFIGDCVLESLQFTEYWNSYFVPMHCLNFSIRNDCTQNVLWRLQNGELESVRPKAIVLQVGTNNIGDSPEEVAEGVLQIVATIRAKLPEVYVVIPTLLPRGHQPNPLREKNASVNRILKERCVGMNKVQTVSVDGGLIQSDGTISHHDMFDYLNLTNMGCKKVFEPVWDLLHQILTENEKERDLTPSE; from the exons ATGTGTTCCACGACAACACCTACGATTTGCAAGGATCTAGACGGTGACGACCGGTGGCTAAGCATACACAAACGCTTCGTGCAGGAATGCAAGGAGAAAGACCCCGATGTAATGTTTATTGGTGATTGCGTACTGGAGTCGCTTCAATTTACCGAGTACTGGAATAGCTATTTTGTGCCGATGCACTGTTTAAATTTTAGCATACGGAACGATTGTACGCAGAATGTGCTCTGGCGGTTGCAGAACGGGGAGCTGGAAAGTGTACGGCCAAAGGCGATTGTGCTACAGGTTGGAACTAATAATATCGGCGACAGCCCGGAGGAGGTAGCCGAGGGGGTGCTGCAGATAGTGGCAACTATTCGCGCGAAGCTGCCGGAGGTTTACGTTGTTATTCCG ACATTGCTTCCACGTGGACATCAACCGAATCCGTTGCGTGAGAAGAACGCTTCCGTTAATAGGATTCTCAAGGAGCGATGTGTTGGAATGAATAAGGTTCAGACGGTGTCCGTTGATGGTGGACTGATACAGAGTGATGGAACCATTAGCCATCATGATATGTTCGACTATCTGAATCTGACTAATATGGGTTGTAAAAAGGTTTTTGAACCGGTGTGGGACTTGCTGCATCAAATACTCacggaaaacgaaaaagagcgTGATTTGACTCCGTCGGAGTAA